Part of the Streptomyces sp. HSG2 genome, GTCGTCGTGGACGAGGTTCACGCCGCCGACGTCTACATGCGACAGTTCCTCGTCGAGGCGCTGCGCTGGTTGGGGCAGGCGGGTGTTCCCGTGGTGCTGCTGTCGGCGACGCTGCCGCCCGCTCAGCGGCAGCTGTTCGTCGACGCCTACCTGTCCGGCGTACTCGGCACGGCGGACGTGCACCAGCCCGTGCCGGAGCCGGCCGGGTACCCGTGCGTCACGGTGGCCTACGGTGTCGACGGCCGGGCGGTGGCCGGGACGTCTCGGGAGGCGGTGCGGTCTTGGCGCGAGTCGGCGCCCGTGCGGCTGGCCTGGCTGCCCGATACGGACCCTGAAGGTAAGCGGGTCGCCGTGGCCGTGCGGAAGTCCGTCGCCGACGGAGGGGTCGCCCTGGTGGTGGTCAACCAAGTCGACCGGGCCCAGGCCATCTACCGCGATCTCCGGGACGGAGGCTTCGACGGTGCACTGCATCTTCTGCACGCGCGCCTGTGCGCCGCCCACCGCGCGGACCGGACGGCGGAGTGTCTGCGGCTGATGGGGCCGCAGGCCGGTGAGGACCGACCGGAGCGCATGGTCGTGATTGCCACTCAGCTTGCCGAGCAATCCTTCGACGTGGATGCCGACGTGCTGATCACCGACTTGGCGCCCACCGACCTCCTCCTCCAGCGCATCGGCCGGCTGCACCGGCACACCGGTACTCGTCGCCCGGTCGCACACCGGGTGCCCCGCGTGCTGGTCAGTGGTGTGGCGCCCGGCCGGGACGGGACACCGCGGTTTCTGCGTGCCTCGGAGCGGATCTACGGAGAGTGGTCGCTACTGCGGGCGGCGGCCCTGGTCACGCGGGCCGCGGGCCCGCTCGCGGCCGGGGAAGCGGGCGAGGCGTCATCGGGTTGGAGCATTCCCGCGGACGTGCCAGGGCTCGTGGCGCATGCCTACGGGAACGCCGAGATCTGCCCGGCGGAGTGGAACGAGGCCGGTGCTTGGGAGCAGTGGCAGGCGAAGGAACGGAAGCGGGAGAAGAACGCCGAGGAGTACCTGCTGTGCCGTCGGCGGGAGTGGGCCTTCCCGACGCTGGAGGGACTCCATTACGCCGGCAGCCGCGCCGCGTCCGAGAGGCAGCTCGATGCCGTCGTCCGTGACGGTGACCCGCCCGTCGAAGTGGTCATCGTCCGGCGGATCTCCGGGGGCTACCGGGCCGTCGACGGAACCTGGCTCGGAGTGCACGGCGAGGTGGACGACGACGAGGTGACCGACCGGCTGATGGGCGGCACCGTCCGGCTTCCCCCGCGTCTCACGGACGCCGCCCAGGCTGAGCTGAGCCCGCTTCCGGGATGGGCCGGCCGGCCCTGGCTCCGATACCGCCCGGCGCTCGTACTGGAGGAGGACGGCATGAGGCTGCTGGGAGCGGACCGGGTGTCGTACCACGACGAGCTCGGGCTGGTCATCGAGCGAGAGGCGCGGTGATTCGGCTGTGGAGCCGGGCCGGGACCGCCACACCCCGCGCCTGCGGGGACGGCTTCTCGTCCTGAGCGAAACACCAAGCGGGAACACCCCCGTCCTCGGGGAGGCTCCGGCTCCACGAGCCGTGCGCAGGGTACCCGCTGCCTGCCACGATGAAGTGCGCCGGTCGGTCATTCGGACCGAGTTTCCTCGATCAGCTTGAAACAACAAGCGTTTGGGTGTCACGCTGTCGGCGACCGGTCGAGGCCAACTCCACACCGAGCGAGGTGCGGGGGGACGCGGGAATGTCAGCACATGGAGGGGGAACCGCCATGGCCAGCGAGGGAGACCTCGTCCACGATGTATGGCTCAGAGCCGTCCTTCACGACGGCGTTCAGAAGTCCGTCGGACTGTTGGACGCGTTGTCCGATGCCCACACCATCCGGCGTCTCGAGTTGCCGGTGCACACGATGCTGCCGGTGGTGCTCCGGCAACTGCTGCTCCCGGTGATGATCGATGCCCTTGGAGCTCCCCGCAGTCGGCAGGAGTGGGGCGAGCGGTTCCACCGAGGCCGCTTCTCACAGGACGAACGAGATCTCCTTGCGCACTATCTGGGCGCCCGCTACGGGGACCGGTTCCGCCTGTTCCACGCGGAGCGCCCCTTCGCTCAAGTTGCCGGCCTGGAGTCGTTGAACGGGGAGACGAAGACGGCTGCTCAGCTGGTGCCTTCCGTGGCGTCCGGCAACAACGTGCCCCTGTTCAGTGCGCTCAGCGAGGCCGACGAGCTGCTGCTGACGCCGGGGGACGCGGCGTTGTGGCTGCTGCACGTGCACTGCTGGGACACGGCGTCGATCAAGACCGGCGCCGCGGGGGACCCGCGGGCGAAGAAGGGAAAGACGACCGGCAACCCGACCGGGCCGCTCGGCCAGCTCGGAGTGGTCGTACCCACCGGGGAGACGCTCTACGAGACACTGCTGCTGAACACACCGATCCGGCCCGACGGGCCGGAGCCGGGGGACCGGCCGCAGTGGGCGTGGGACGAGCGCCCGGTCGGTCTGGGCTGCCAATCGCCGGCCGGAGCCGCCTGGTCCGAACGCCCCGCGACCGGTCTGCTGGACCTGCTGACCTTCCAGGCCCGCCGGATGCGTCTGATCGTCTGCGAGACGGAGCAGGGGCCGCGGGCGCACCGGGCGATCGTGTCGGCCGGTGACCGGCTGGCACGGACCCCCGAGATCGAGCCGCACACGGCGTGGCAGCACACCGCCAAGCCGAAGAAGGGGCAACCCCACCGGCGGCCCCGCCGGCACGCCTCGGGCCGCGCTG contains:
- the casA gene encoding type I-E CRISPR-associated protein Cse1/CasA, producing MASEGDLVHDVWLRAVLHDGVQKSVGLLDALSDAHTIRRLELPVHTMLPVVLRQLLLPVMIDALGAPRSRQEWGERFHRGRFSQDERDLLAHYLGARYGDRFRLFHAERPFAQVAGLESLNGETKTAAQLVPSVASGNNVPLFSALSEADELLLTPGDAALWLLHVHCWDTASIKTGAAGDPRAKKGKTTGNPTGPLGQLGVVVPTGETLYETLLLNTPIRPDGPEPGDRPQWAWDERPVGLGCQSPAGAAWSERPATGLLDLLTFQARRMRLIVCETEQGPRAHRAIVSAGDRLARTPEIEPHTAWQHTAKPKKGQPHRRPRRHASGRAAWQGLATLLAMTLPVQSDGPYTSLLLRQIGDLQGSGVLHWQYRLGVETSGLEYGTQSAVVENAIGDDMPLPVKALLAQDDWLREALLECVAQADQVARALDGLNNDLRRAAGGDPLPRDKGSRPSAQFLHCLDGTMRRLLAGLRTVDENDEELLERAQLAWEQSVRIAADREAHLLLAAAPPRAVVGRTVKTGDKEFTYRSGKAIGVFRTKLAEILQRAAEERRAEREEAAAA